A window of Pirellula sp. SH-Sr6A contains these coding sequences:
- a CDS encoding PAAR domain-containing protein, with product MGSPAARVGDLILQDNPHCHAAIHPAAPVPTPAPHPAMPLAIVKGQPNVFIGGQPAARVTDTSAPCALPSCVPGGPGVISKGSATVIIGGMPAARLNDLTSHAVCVGPIPGPTGKITGPGCPTVFIGG from the coding sequence ATGGGATCTCCGGCGGCCCGGGTGGGTGATTTGATTCTTCAGGACAACCCTCATTGCCACGCAGCAATCCATCCTGCTGCGCCGGTTCCCACTCCAGCGCCCCATCCTGCAATGCCGTTAGCGATCGTAAAGGGGCAGCCAAATGTTTTCATCGGAGGCCAACCGGCAGCTCGGGTGACCGACACCTCGGCCCCTTGTGCATTGCCGAGTTGTGTGCCCGGAGGACCGGGAGTGATCTCCAAAGGCTCCGCAACAGTGATAATCGGTGGCATGCCCGCAGCCCGCCTCAACGACCTGACTTCGCATGCAGTGTGTGTGGGGCCTATTCCTGGACCGACCGGCAAGATCACTGGCCCTGGATGTCCGACTGTCTTCATCGGGGGTTAG
- a CDS encoding helix-turn-helix domain-containing protein, with amino-acid sequence MSAPSKLLPKIAEPHRESSGNMGKRGVVLNGELLTKLYTRRGWSQQEFAMRAGVDARTIAKIKKGGSCDTRTLQILSGTLKVSPESLLADDPGFDIATAKETEEGVDGKPSEGVASFQRFRLQHLWKIVDFRRSDVGQHGAAAHVWNWYRIQKLSEDCEPYVFPFLTWGEGIECDHAPSGVSFQRVGVVPGDLVHSNKQWEISITPPEGRVGTAFDCGPIGLRYVDAFFREGQQWWQTRITDETDVLLIQVWFRPEQCCNEVFGEWAPPGGHRFRPLEACQPQRNPDGEIVTWMIQKPMQGAFYKLSWGW; translated from the coding sequence TTGAGTGCTCCCTCTAAACTGCTCCCGAAGATCGCGGAACCACATCGGGAGTCGTCCGGGAATATGGGTAAACGAGGCGTAGTTCTCAACGGCGAATTGCTGACCAAACTCTACACACGTCGGGGTTGGAGTCAGCAGGAATTTGCCATGCGTGCAGGGGTCGATGCCCGTACCATTGCCAAGATCAAAAAGGGGGGGAGCTGCGATACCAGAACGCTTCAGATTCTTTCCGGAACATTGAAGGTATCACCCGAGAGTCTGCTCGCCGATGATCCTGGGTTCGATATTGCCACCGCAAAGGAAACCGAGGAAGGGGTCGATGGGAAACCGTCGGAGGGCGTCGCTTCGTTCCAACGATTTCGGCTTCAACATCTCTGGAAAATCGTCGACTTTCGTCGCTCGGACGTCGGCCAGCATGGAGCGGCAGCGCACGTTTGGAATTGGTACCGCATTCAAAAGCTGAGTGAGGATTGCGAGCCTTATGTGTTCCCCTTTCTCACTTGGGGGGAGGGGATCGAGTGCGACCATGCACCCTCAGGGGTCTCTTTCCAACGCGTCGGAGTGGTGCCTGGCGACTTGGTTCACAGCAACAAGCAATGGGAGATCTCCATCACTCCACCTGAGGGGCGTGTTGGAACAGCGTTTGATTGTGGCCCGATCGGCCTTCGATACGTCGACGCTTTTTTTCGCGAAGGACAGCAATGGTGGCAAACCAGAATCACCGATGAGACGGATGTGTTGTTGATCCAGGTTTGGTTTCGGCCCGAACAATGTTGCAACGAGGTGTTCGGCGAATGGGCGCCCCCCGGGGGACATCGCTTCCGACCGCTCGAAGCCTGCCAACCTCAACGGAATCCCGATGGTGAAATCGTGACCTGGATGATTCAAAAGCCCATGCAAGGTGCTTTTTATAAACTATCCTGGGGTTGGTAA